Proteins co-encoded in one Cytophaga hutchinsonii ATCC 33406 genomic window:
- a CDS encoding endonuclease V has protein sequence MLLAFDTYYFDNKAKTVCLAFDRWTASDNFTVYTEIREDIEDYTPGEFYKRELPCIISLLEKIPYRQAEAIVVDGFVVLDDNNKPGLGAHLNAYLQGTIPIIGVAKNNFATIEKNKRVLLRGESEKPLYITSVGIDVDKAAALIRSMSGDFRIPTLLKHLDMLTKETGPE, from the coding sequence ATGCTATTAGCGTTTGATACGTATTATTTCGATAACAAAGCAAAGACTGTTTGTCTGGCCTTTGATCGCTGGACCGCTTCAGACAATTTTACCGTCTACACTGAAATACGGGAAGATATAGAAGACTATACACCAGGTGAATTTTATAAAAGAGAATTGCCGTGTATCATAAGTTTATTGGAAAAAATACCATACCGGCAGGCAGAAGCAATCGTGGTAGACGGGTTTGTCGTGTTAGATGATAACAATAAGCCGGGCCTGGGTGCGCATTTAAATGCATACCTTCAAGGCACCATACCCATTATAGGTGTTGCTAAAAACAATTTTGCAACTATAGAGAAAAATAAACGTGTGCTGCTGCGCGGAGAAAGTGAAAAGCCGCTTTATATAACCTCTGTTGGGATAGATGTAGACAAGGCGGCAGCGCTTATCAGAAGTATGTCCGGTGACTTCAGAATTCCAACCTTACTGAAACACCTTGATATGCTGACCAAAGAAACGGGCCCGGAGTAG
- a CDS encoding alpha/beta hydrolase, whose translation MKKNILFIQGGGEGGYEADKHLVASLQQALGKDYAIQYPELSSDETAPDFGWPQQIGTLLSKTDDEIILAAHSLGASMLLKYLSEYVVKNKKIAGVFLLAAPFWEGKEEWKTGLKLKEHFSDTLPKDVPFFFYQCRDDEEVPFSHLEQYRKKLSRAAFREISSGGHTFHTDLSVLATDISAL comes from the coding sequence ATGAAAAAAAATATACTGTTTATTCAGGGTGGCGGCGAAGGCGGTTATGAAGCAGATAAACATCTGGTTGCTTCTTTACAGCAAGCCCTGGGAAAGGACTACGCGATTCAGTACCCGGAACTTTCGTCAGACGAGACAGCTCCTGATTTTGGCTGGCCGCAGCAAATCGGAACATTACTTTCGAAAACAGACGATGAAATTATTCTGGCTGCACACTCCTTAGGTGCATCGATGCTGCTGAAATACCTTTCTGAATATGTAGTAAAAAATAAAAAAATCGCAGGTGTATTTCTTCTTGCAGCTCCTTTCTGGGAAGGGAAGGAAGAATGGAAAACAGGATTAAAACTCAAGGAGCATTTTTCGGATACGTTGCCAAAGGATGTGCCGTTTTTTTTCTATCAGTGCCGCGACGATGAAGAGGTTCCTTTTTCACATCTTGAACAGTATAGAAAAAAACTTTCCCGCGCTGCGTTCCGCGAAATCAGCAGCGGCGGACATACTTTCCACACGGATTTATCTGTACTGGCAACGGACATAAGTGCATTGTAA
- a CDS encoding DUF1810 domain-containing protein yields the protein METKDSLSRFLKAQEGVYAQAQAEIKKGRKTSHWMWFIFPQIQGLGHSETARYYAIHDLEEATRYQAHPVLGKRLVEISTILLHHPATSAVEIFGTVDSLKLHASMTLFSLQEHAHPVFKQVLDVFYAGKRDAKTVALLQEG from the coding sequence ATGGAAACAAAAGATTCTCTATCCAGATTCCTCAAGGCACAGGAAGGCGTTTATGCCCAAGCGCAGGCAGAGATTAAGAAGGGAAGAAAAACCAGCCACTGGATGTGGTTTATCTTTCCGCAGATACAAGGCCTGGGGCATAGTGAAACGGCGCGGTATTACGCGATCCATGATCTGGAGGAAGCGACGCGCTACCAGGCGCATCCCGTTTTGGGGAAGCGCCTGGTGGAGATCAGCACCATTTTACTACATCATCCAGCGACATCTGCGGTTGAGATCTTCGGCACCGTTGACAGCTTAAAGCTGCATGCTTCGATGACTTTATTTTCGTTACAGGAACACGCGCATCCGGTTTTTAAACAAGTGCTGGATGTGTTTTATGCCGGGAAACGGGATGCGAAGACTGTGGCATTGCTGCAGGAGGGATGA
- a CDS encoding PQQ-dependent sugar dehydrogenase, which yields MKRNTVLLLLACISIAALDSCSKKKEDTASPVTRIIATGPPVETQAANTTYPPAFSGQTRIGSTQTTSAFKATVITSGLASPWGIAVLPDGRLLVTEKAGKMRIVSEEGVIGNALSGIPAVNPSRQGGLLGVCIDPQFATNRMVYWTFSEAVSGGNITAVAKGRLSNDETAIESDEVIYRSNTPNSSDLHYGSRIVFDASGNLFVSIGERSVLQTRPLAQSVSSSLGKVIRITTNGQPASGNPVFSGTGALPELYSIGHRNPQGLAIHPQTGELWQGEHGPRGGDEINRILPGNNYGWPVITYGIEYTGEAIGDAIQQKSGMQQPVYYWDPVVSPSGMVFYKGSRIPEWQNNLFIGALSGQHIVRLVIENNVVVAEERLLENENQRFRDITQAPDGALYAITDGGKLYHIDK from the coding sequence ATGAAAAGAAACACCGTTTTACTTCTGCTGGCCTGCATCAGTATTGCAGCGCTGGACAGTTGTTCTAAAAAGAAAGAGGATACAGCGAGCCCGGTTACACGAATCATTGCTACCGGCCCGCCTGTTGAAACACAAGCCGCCAACACAACATATCCTCCTGCGTTTAGCGGACAGACGCGTATCGGAAGTACACAAACCACCAGTGCTTTTAAAGCAACCGTTATTACGTCCGGACTTGCTTCTCCTTGGGGCATTGCCGTGCTTCCCGACGGTCGCTTGCTGGTAACGGAAAAAGCCGGCAAGATGCGCATTGTTAGCGAAGAAGGCGTAATCGGTAATGCACTGTCCGGTATTCCTGCTGTTAATCCATCCCGCCAGGGCGGCTTGCTGGGTGTATGCATTGATCCGCAGTTTGCAACCAACCGCATGGTGTATTGGACATTCTCAGAAGCCGTTTCCGGAGGAAATATCACAGCTGTTGCAAAAGGCAGATTAAGCAACGATGAAACGGCAATAGAATCCGATGAAGTTATTTACCGTTCAAATACACCTAACAGCAGTGATCTGCATTACGGATCACGGATTGTTTTTGACGCTTCCGGAAATTTGTTTGTAAGCATCGGTGAACGTTCCGTATTACAAACACGTCCCTTGGCACAATCTGTATCCAGCAGCCTTGGAAAGGTGATCCGCATTACAACAAACGGTCAGCCGGCATCCGGTAACCCTGTATTCAGCGGTACGGGTGCATTGCCTGAACTATACAGCATCGGGCATAGAAACCCGCAGGGATTAGCCATTCATCCGCAAACAGGCGAATTGTGGCAGGGAGAACATGGTCCGCGCGGCGGAGATGAAATCAACCGCATACTGCCAGGTAATAATTACGGATGGCCGGTAATTACCTATGGGATTGAATATACCGGAGAAGCCATAGGCGATGCTATTCAGCAAAAGAGCGGCATGCAGCAGCCTGTGTATTACTGGGACCCGGTGGTATCACCAAGCGGGATGGTATTTTATAAAGGCAGCCGCATTCCGGAATGGCAGAATAATTTATTTATCGGTGCACTGAGCGGACAGCACATTGTACGGCTGGTTATTGAAAATAATGTTGTTGTTGCTGAAGAACGATTGCTGGAAAATGAAAATCAACGATTCAGAGATATAACACAGGCTCCTGATGGTGCCTTGTACGCAATTACTGACGGAGGAAAATTATATCATATTGATAAATAA
- a CDS encoding COG3014 family protein, which produces MKLTIRSFAFVFLSLLFSECRTYYQINLDYNSQLQAHNYLQAEKSLDKLKLLHKQRNELLLVLEKGKVAHLQKNYAESNVYFNKADLLIEDYNKAAKDYVVSATINAQLSFYKPEEFEKVLIHYYKALNYIYLSNYEDALVEAKRINLKLQQLDDKYKVDRNRYSKDAFAHILMGLIYEASSDIGNAFIAYRNALEIYQANGDVYMNVPIPNQLKKDVIRCASLNGFTDIQNNYEKEFGMKFNKQDVPAKELVLFWENGLSPVKEEWSVNFTVLPGQTGFVTIVNTDLGISIPFQLNNSNTVSVSDFKMIRLALPKYTDRQSLYKDITVHAGSKNYKTELIEDVNTIARQTLKDRFASEVTAAVSRLLVKQAAEMALRKENKELGAVLSVVNSSTEKADTRQWQSLPDQISYARIPIENEIRISATIISINGQTRNEEFDLPKNNNPLSFMNIYNMESTLR; this is translated from the coding sequence ATGAAATTGACAATCAGGAGCTTCGCTTTCGTGTTTCTTTCTTTGCTATTTTCTGAATGCCGAACGTACTACCAGATAAATTTAGATTACAATAGTCAGCTTCAGGCGCACAATTATTTACAGGCAGAAAAATCGTTAGACAAACTTAAGTTACTGCATAAGCAACGTAATGAGTTATTATTAGTTTTAGAAAAAGGAAAAGTTGCCCATCTTCAAAAAAACTACGCAGAAAGTAATGTTTATTTTAATAAAGCGGATCTTTTAATAGAAGATTACAATAAAGCGGCAAAAGATTATGTGGTATCAGCCACTATAAATGCTCAGCTCAGCTTTTACAAGCCGGAAGAGTTTGAAAAAGTGCTCATTCATTATTACAAAGCGCTGAATTATATTTATTTAAGCAATTATGAAGATGCGTTGGTAGAAGCCAAAAGAATAAACCTGAAACTGCAGCAGCTTGACGACAAATATAAGGTAGACAGGAACAGGTACAGCAAAGATGCGTTTGCACATATTCTGATGGGATTAATTTATGAAGCCAGCTCAGACATTGGAAACGCTTTTATAGCTTACAGAAATGCGCTTGAAATTTATCAGGCGAATGGAGATGTGTACATGAATGTACCTATACCCAATCAGCTAAAAAAAGACGTTATACGCTGTGCTTCCTTAAATGGATTTACAGACATCCAAAATAACTATGAGAAAGAATTTGGGATGAAATTTAATAAACAGGATGTACCTGCCAAAGAATTGGTTTTGTTCTGGGAGAATGGTCTGTCGCCGGTAAAAGAAGAATGGAGTGTTAATTTTACTGTATTACCTGGCCAGACCGGATTTGTAACTATTGTTAATACCGATCTGGGAATAAGTATCCCTTTTCAATTAAATAATTCAAACACTGTTTCTGTATCTGATTTTAAAATGATCAGACTGGCACTTCCTAAATATACAGACAGACAATCTTTATATAAGGATATAACGGTACATGCAGGAAGTAAAAACTATAAGACAGAATTAATAGAGGATGTAAATACAATTGCAAGACAAACGCTGAAAGATAGATTTGCCAGTGAGGTTACTGCTGCTGTTTCCAGATTATTAGTAAAACAAGCCGCAGAAATGGCTCTACGGAAAGAAAATAAAGAGTTGGGTGCAGTGTTAAGTGTTGTAAACAGCAGTACTGAAAAAGCAGATACAAGACAATGGCAATCGCTGCCAGATCAAATCTCTTATGCAAGAATTCCGATTGAAAACGAGATCCGGATATCTGCTACGATCATCTCCATTAACGGACAAACCAGGAATGAAGAATTTGACTTGCCTAAAAATAACAATCCACTCTCTTTTATGAATATCTATAACATGGAATCTACACTGCGCTAG
- a CDS encoding iron chaperone yields the protein MNKVETYIQQFEPEIQQRLLVLRKLFFETLPDTEESIRYNMPAYKAGTHHLYFAAYKKHIGFYPVYGLPEIEDEVSLYKAKNTKDSLHFPHNKPLPLALIRKIIKLKSKQQ from the coding sequence ATGAACAAGGTAGAAACATACATACAGCAATTTGAACCTGAGATTCAACAACGATTACTGGTTTTACGTAAACTTTTTTTTGAGACGCTGCCCGATACAGAAGAAAGCATCCGCTATAACATGCCCGCCTATAAAGCAGGTACGCATCATTTATATTTTGCAGCGTACAAAAAACACATTGGTTTTTATCCGGTGTATGGGTTGCCTGAAATTGAGGATGAAGTTTCTTTATACAAAGCAAAAAATACAAAAGACTCCCTGCATTTTCCGCACAACAAACCTTTGCCTCTGGCATTGATCAGAAAAATTATAAAGCTGAAATCAAAACAGCAATAA
- a CDS encoding DUF2200 domain-containing protein, with amino-acid sequence MNTSDTHNQRMANMTFASVYPMYLAKVEKKGRTKEELDAVIEWLTGFDTKKQAKLIADKVTFETFFKQATLHPNASLITGMICGYRIEEIENPLTQQVRYLDKLVDELAKGRKMEKILRS; translated from the coding sequence ATGAATACTTCCGATACACACAACCAACGCATGGCAAACATGACCTTTGCGTCTGTTTATCCGATGTACCTTGCAAAGGTAGAAAAGAAGGGACGTACAAAAGAAGAGCTGGATGCTGTGATTGAATGGCTGACAGGTTTTGATACAAAAAAGCAGGCAAAACTGATTGCGGATAAGGTTACGTTTGAAACATTTTTTAAGCAGGCTACCCTGCATCCCAATGCGTCGCTCATTACGGGAATGATCTGCGGGTACCGCATTGAAGAAATCGAAAACCCCTTAACGCAGCAGGTACGCTACCTGGATAAGCTGGTGGATGAACTTGCAAAGGGCCGCAAGATGGAGAAGATCCTGCGTAGCTGA
- a CDS encoding penicillin-binding protein activator LpoB, with translation MIKKIFWVSITALIVCTSGCKRTVARVEPDKQIDLSGRWNDVDSKLTAEAMTQQALGEIWLENFVKNNDGKQPVVIIGMVTNKSHEHIEAETFIKDLEKSFIKSQRVRLVQAGDKREELRKERADQQTNASVSTMKKFGLEIGADFIMQGSINSIVDAYKKDKVVYYQIDLELTNLQTNEVVWIGDKKIKKVVKN, from the coding sequence ATGATTAAAAAGATATTCTGGGTATCGATAACAGCTCTGATAGTATGTACCTCTGGTTGTAAAAGAACCGTAGCAAGAGTAGAACCTGACAAACAGATTGATTTAAGCGGCAGATGGAATGATGTAGATTCTAAGTTAACGGCAGAAGCCATGACACAACAGGCACTTGGAGAAATCTGGTTAGAAAACTTTGTAAAAAACAATGATGGGAAGCAACCAGTAGTTATTATTGGGATGGTTACAAATAAAAGCCACGAACACATAGAGGCAGAAACGTTTATCAAAGATTTAGAGAAATCATTTATAAAATCTCAACGTGTAAGACTTGTTCAGGCTGGCGATAAAAGAGAAGAACTAAGAAAAGAACGTGCAGATCAGCAAACGAATGCTTCTGTATCTACTATGAAAAAGTTCGGTTTAGAGATTGGTGCAGACTTTATTATGCAAGGTTCAATTAATTCTATTGTAGATGCGTACAAAAAAGATAAAGTTGTTTATTATCAAATTGATCTGGAACTGACAAACTTACAGACAAACGAAGTAGTCTGGATTGGAGATAAAAAAATAAAGAAAGTAGTTAAAAACTAA
- a CDS encoding IS3 family transposase, with protein MTVKGIASTLGYSRQYLYKMLKQELILIDRRKAIKQLVDTQRKQLPRLGGKKTYHIIKPFIDQAELKVGRDKLFSILRFYDMLIKPRRRYIQTTMSKHWLRKYPNIVKGLIIHRPEQVWVSDITYIKTDEGNCYLNMVTDAYSRKIMGYSIADSMDTESMIKAFEMGLKNRKYPDSKLIHHSDRGLQYCSKEYVALSNSNGVSISMTEQSDPYENALAERMNRTLKEEFGLGQKIITRQVAKELTEQAIQLYNNVRPHLSLKMKTPEMVH; from the coding sequence ATCACAGTAAAAGGTATAGCTTCAACGTTAGGTTATAGTCGTCAGTATTTATACAAAATGCTCAAGCAGGAGTTGATACTCATTGACAGAAGAAAGGCTATCAAACAACTGGTAGATACACAAAGAAAGCAGCTTCCTAGATTAGGAGGAAAAAAGACTTACCATATTATAAAGCCGTTTATTGATCAGGCAGAACTCAAAGTTGGCCGGGATAAACTCTTCTCAATATTAAGGTTTTATGATATGCTTATTAAGCCCAGGCGCAGATATATTCAAACAACGATGTCTAAGCATTGGCTCAGGAAATATCCCAATATAGTGAAAGGGCTCATCATACATAGACCTGAGCAGGTATGGGTTAGTGACATCACATACATAAAAACAGATGAAGGAAACTGCTATTTAAATATGGTCACTGATGCCTACAGCAGAAAAATAATGGGCTACTCTATAGCAGACTCTATGGATACAGAATCCATGATAAAAGCGTTTGAAATGGGATTGAAAAATAGAAAGTATCCTGATTCAAAATTGATTCATCATTCTGACAGAGGGCTTCAGTATTGCAGTAAAGAATATGTAGCATTGTCAAATAGCAATGGAGTAAGCATAAGTATGACCGAACAATCTGACCCTTATGAAAATGCGTTAGCTGAAAGGATGAATAGAACGCTCAAAGAAGAATTTGGATTAGGTCAAAAAATAATAACCAGACAAGTAGCAAAAGAGCTTACTGAGCAAGCAATACAATTATATAATAACGTAAGACCTCATTTATCATTAAAAATGAAAACGCCAGAAATGGTGCATTAA
- a CDS encoding IS3 family transposase, with protein sequence MEKTGKRVYVKRTQKDYSLAFKLQLVDEVEKGDLTYKQAQLKYGIQGRSTVLTWLRKHGRLDWKESDQMKKKAPNKQIKELERKLKRLEAEKEILNAAIDIADELFDTEIRKKYLPLSEAAFKEKGNKEDLSQ encoded by the coding sequence ATGGAAAAGACAGGAAAAAGAGTTTATGTAAAGCGGACTCAAAAAGATTACAGTTTAGCCTTTAAACTACAATTAGTAGATGAAGTAGAAAAAGGGGACTTAACCTACAAGCAGGCACAATTGAAATATGGTATCCAGGGAAGAAGTACCGTATTGACTTGGTTACGAAAACATGGTAGATTGGATTGGAAAGAATCTGACCAGATGAAAAAGAAGGCCCCCAATAAGCAAATCAAAGAACTGGAGCGTAAACTAAAACGCCTGGAAGCCGAGAAAGAAATTCTCAATGCCGCTATTGACATAGCAGATGAGCTGTTTGATACAGAAATCAGAAAAAAGTATTTGCCCCTCTCAGAAGCCGCTTTCAAAGAGAAGGGGAACAAAGAAGATTTATCACAGTAA
- a CDS encoding toxin-antitoxin system YwqK family antitoxin, translated as MRGILLTIICSVSLCFYSFANPIDACLAEDSIELIDYYPNGNKKLEGFYYPRVDERGRPLYVAVGKQISYYPSGKIQGCQYYKNGVPHGQCVTYTEQGAIDKSYFLVDGKLEGPYVYNYPDGSVKRVGTFKNDDDYGLSREYFSDGILALEQYFNGKGVQEGEVKIYDKNGVLIKQEIMYDGKKIKK; from the coding sequence ATGCGTGGAATTCTTCTAACAATTATCTGTTCTGTGAGTTTGTGTTTCTATAGCTTTGCAAATCCCATTGATGCATGCCTTGCAGAAGATTCCATTGAGCTTATTGACTATTATCCGAATGGCAATAAAAAACTTGAGGGATTCTATTATCCACGTGTTGATGAACGTGGGCGTCCATTATATGTAGCTGTAGGCAAACAGATCAGCTATTATCCCAGCGGAAAAATTCAGGGATGCCAGTACTATAAGAATGGCGTGCCCCATGGACAATGTGTAACATACACCGAACAAGGAGCGATAGATAAATCGTATTTTTTAGTAGATGGGAAATTAGAAGGACCTTATGTATATAATTATCCGGATGGATCGGTTAAGCGCGTTGGTACATTTAAAAATGATGACGACTATGGGCTTTCCAGAGAGTATTTCTCCGATGGAATACTTGCCTTAGAACAATATTTTAATGGTAAGGGTGTACAGGAAGGTGAAGTAAAAATATATGATAAAAACGGCGTGTTGATAAAGCAGGAGATAATGTATGATGGCAAAAAGATAAAGAAGTGA
- a CDS encoding VOC family protein, translating into MAKQIFINLPVKDLQKSMDFYTALGFTNNPQFSDNAGKCMVWSENIYVMLLSHEKFAGFATKPIADTKSKLAGLFSLSVDSVDELNTIVANGLKAGGIEPHEIRDYGFMQQRTIEDFDGHTWEVFYMDLSKMPTE; encoded by the coding sequence ATGGCAAAACAGATTTTTATCAATTTACCTGTAAAGGACCTTCAAAAGTCCATGGACTTTTACACGGCGCTGGGCTTTACAAACAACCCGCAATTCTCAGACAACGCCGGCAAGTGCATGGTCTGGAGCGAAAATATTTATGTCATGCTGCTGTCGCACGAAAAGTTTGCTGGCTTTGCGACCAAACCGATTGCCGATACGAAATCGAAGCTGGCCGGATTGTTCTCTTTATCTGTAGATAGTGTAGATGAATTAAACACGATCGTAGCCAATGGTCTGAAAGCCGGTGGCATCGAGCCGCACGAGATCCGCGATTATGGTTTTATGCAGCAACGTACGATCGAAGATTTTGACGGCCATACCTGGGAAGTGTTCTATATGGATCTTTCGAAAATGCCAACGGAATAG
- a CDS encoding DUF6236 family protein, which produces MSFGHALYYPHINLTNKNWIKHALLFWDNISRIVPQSVEPADGEDIIKIKYESGFIKDYIPKRWDTSGAFQEFSRELQPILESDNFFNDRFFGRERHRRNYTRDYQDRRRFFSDMVQTSGTYIHVEKMEPRLKEYLFEIGIAVPGQNEWEDWVKIDNEIGLLYMTYFAKSISKNKSLPIVTDVEQSFSASLYFESTINSDYNNQFEYKLGNLLIETVVPKNINDVPLEKILDIRRKYDDERMAFFNEISNLSNSIIGLDNGSALKDALNQHSKIILKDTKNLEELYNTHKIKTVSKFLSISLPTTFASFSEYVPNDAKPFVAAGGVLFGLVSAANSVRKEKLELKENPKSYLLNLKSELSAEDIFHKVNDTIKGIRKW; this is translated from the coding sequence ATGAGCTTTGGACACGCACTTTATTACCCACACATTAATTTGACCAATAAAAATTGGATTAAGCATGCTTTACTTTTTTGGGATAATATTTCACGAATAGTTCCTCAATCTGTTGAGCCTGCAGACGGAGAAGACATTATTAAAATTAAATATGAATCTGGATTTATAAAGGATTATATACCTAAACGTTGGGATACATCAGGTGCCTTTCAAGAATTTAGTAGAGAATTACAACCTATACTTGAGTCAGATAATTTTTTCAATGACCGATTTTTTGGAAGAGAACGGCACAGAAGAAATTATACTAGAGACTATCAAGACAGAAGAAGGTTTTTTTCAGATATGGTGCAGACAAGTGGAACATACATTCACGTTGAAAAAATGGAGCCTAGACTGAAAGAGTATTTATTTGAAATAGGTATAGCAGTTCCTGGGCAAAATGAATGGGAAGACTGGGTGAAAATTGATAACGAAATTGGTTTATTATACATGACCTATTTTGCCAAAAGCATTTCAAAAAACAAATCGTTGCCAATTGTTACAGATGTAGAACAATCTTTTTCGGCTTCACTTTATTTTGAATCTACTATTAATTCTGACTACAATAATCAGTTCGAATATAAATTAGGTAACCTGCTAATAGAAACAGTTGTTCCAAAAAATATAAATGATGTTCCGCTAGAAAAAATACTAGACATTCGTAGAAAATATGATGATGAAAGAATGGCGTTCTTTAATGAAATATCAAATTTGTCTAACTCTATTATAGGTCTTGATAACGGAAGTGCTTTAAAAGATGCATTAAATCAACACTCAAAAATTATTCTAAAAGACACAAAGAATTTAGAGGAATTATATAATACACATAAGATTAAAACTGTAAGTAAATTTTTAAGCATTTCGCTTCCAACAACTTTTGCATCATTTTCAGAATATGTTCCAAATGATGCAAAACCTTTTGTTGCAGCAGGTGGGGTTTTATTCGGATTGGTTTCAGCCGCAAATTCTGTAAGGAAAGAAAAACTTGAACTAAAAGAAAATCCAAAATCTTATTTATTAAATCTAAAGTCTGAACTTTCAGCAGAAGATATTTTCCATAAAGTAAACGATACAATTAAAGGTATTAGAAAGTGGTAA
- a CDS encoding VOC family protein has product MAQINPSINFNGNAEEAFTFYKSAFGGTFKQIVRMKDIASAENPVAAEDAEKIMHIALPIGSNVLIGNDVPSFLGKVNEQENRSKIAVVAESREEADKIFNILSAGGSVEVPMDDSPWGSYFGMFRDKYGIEWMIDFNPAAK; this is encoded by the coding sequence ATGGCACAGATAAATCCGAGTATTAATTTCAACGGTAATGCAGAAGAAGCCTTTACCTTTTACAAATCCGCATTTGGCGGCACATTCAAACAGATTGTACGCATGAAGGATATTGCAAGCGCTGAAAACCCGGTGGCGGCAGAGGATGCCGAGAAGATCATGCACATTGCTTTGCCGATCGGCAGCAACGTCTTAATAGGTAATGATGTGCCGTCTTTTCTGGGCAAAGTAAATGAGCAGGAAAACAGATCTAAAATAGCTGTCGTAGCAGAGAGCCGCGAAGAAGCCGACAAAATCTTCAACATACTTTCCGCAGGCGGCAGTGTTGAAGTACCTATGGATGACAGCCCCTGGGGTTCGTACTTCGGCATGTTCCGGGACAAATACGGCATTGAATGGATGATCGACTTTAACCCGGCAGCGAAGTAA
- a CDS encoding dihydrofolate reductase family protein, producing MRKIIVLSMLTLDGVIQGPGAPEEDTSNGFSYGGWVAPFGDDEYNAVVKKELQPADYLLGRKTFEIWEKYWPQHADSWPGINSGVKYVLSNTREKSDWQHTVFLKHVAAIRTLKNTNGADIQVWGSSELIHLLLSNDLVDELKLKIHPLLLGKGKKLFDDGAVPAALTLIDSVVTSKGVIIASYKRAGEVKTGTAGA from the coding sequence ATGCGGAAAATAATTGTTTTATCAATGCTCACACTAGACGGTGTAATACAGGGCCCGGGCGCACCTGAAGAAGACACTTCAAATGGTTTCAGTTATGGCGGCTGGGTAGCACCATTTGGTGATGATGAATATAATGCTGTGGTAAAAAAAGAACTGCAGCCTGCGGATTATCTGCTGGGCAGAAAAACGTTTGAGATCTGGGAAAAATACTGGCCGCAGCATGCAGACTCCTGGCCGGGAATTAATTCCGGTGTAAAGTATGTGTTGTCAAATACGCGGGAAAAATCCGATTGGCAGCATACCGTATTCCTTAAACACGTTGCAGCTATCAGAACGCTTAAAAATACAAACGGTGCAGACATTCAGGTATGGGGCAGCAGTGAACTTATTCACCTGCTGTTGTCCAATGATCTGGTAGACGAACTTAAACTTAAAATTCATCCGCTGCTGCTGGGCAAAGGAAAAAAACTATTTGATGATGGTGCAGTTCCTGCAGCTTTGACATTAATAGATTCTGTTGTTACATCAAAAGGTGTAATTATTGCCAGTTACAAGCGTGCGGGAGAAGTAAAGACGGGGACTGCCGGTGCATAA